The following proteins are encoded in a genomic region of Arcobacter cloacae:
- the mnhG gene encoding monovalent cation/H(+) antiporter subunit G — translation MFDFLNLISNIFLILGTVFFIIGTIGVFRFFDLYTRLHALAKVDNLGVGFFVFGLILKSSSFLISLKLILIWILVLITSSTITYILTSHSNKSGEKPILKDDESLKNDS, via the coding sequence ATGTTTGATTTTTTAAACTTAATTTCAAATATTTTTTTGATACTTGGCACAGTTTTTTTTATAATAGGAACAATAGGAGTATTTAGATTTTTTGATTTATACACAAGATTACATGCTCTTGCAAAGGTTGATAATTTAGGAGTTGGTTTTTTTGTATTTGGATTAATTTTAAAAAGTAGCAGTTTTTTAATCTCTTTAAAATTGATTTTAATTTGGATTTTGGTTTTGATAACTTCTTCAACAATTACTTATATTTTGACAAGTCATTCAAATAAAAGTGGTGAAAAACCTATTTTAAAAGATGATGAAAGTTTAAAAAATGATAGTTGA
- a CDS encoding thioredoxin family protein, producing MEQIETLDEFQNRINTGNPVLIYFSGENCSVCKVLKPKIEEEITKHYPKFKLFEVKTDISIELTAQCMIFSIPTIIIYFDKKEFKRYGRNISIPLFIDELKRPYNLMCE from the coding sequence ATGGAACAAATAGAAACATTAGATGAGTTTCAAAATAGAATTAATACAGGAAATCCTGTATTAATCTATTTTTCTGGTGAAAATTGTTCTGTTTGTAAAGTTTTAAAACCTAAAATTGAAGAAGAGATAACAAAACATTATCCAAAATTTAAACTTTTTGAAGTTAAAACAGATATATCTATTGAGCTTACTGCTCAGTGTATGATATTTTCTATTCCTACAATAATAATCTATTTTGATAAAAAAGAGTTCAAAAGATATGGAAGAAATATAAGTATTCCACTTTTTATAGATGAATTAAAAAGACCATATAATTTAATGTGTGAGTAA
- a CDS encoding Na+/H+ antiporter subunit E: MSKKEYIFTALKLFVVYSLLWAVLSSFKFSFFVISFLFIFSFITPLIFTLHLEKFAFIKGIKLIGFFIYYSVKSGLLVAIYALAKKIKLEPIIYKLPLRTTTPFSTSMLSNIYSLMPGTVSMGMENNNLLLHILDEKLLDEEFMEYTQDKIIEVFEKDRIKK, encoded by the coding sequence ATGAGTAAAAAAGAGTATATTTTCACTGCATTAAAGCTTTTTGTTGTTTATTCATTACTTTGGGCAGTTTTAAGCTCTTTTAAATTCTCATTTTTTGTAATCTCTTTTTTATTTATTTTTTCTTTTATTACACCTTTGATTTTTACTTTACACTTAGAAAAATTCGCTTTTATAAAAGGAATAAAATTAATAGGATTTTTTATTTATTATTCTGTAAAAAGTGGACTTTTAGTAGCTATTTATGCTTTAGCTAAGAAAATTAAATTAGAGCCCATAATATATAAACTACCACTAAGAACTACAACACCTTTTTCAACTTCTATGTTAAGTAATATCTACTCTTTAATGCCAGGAACTGTAAGTATGGGAATGGAAAATAATAATCTATTACTTCATATTTTAGATGAGAAATTGTTAGATGAGGAATTTATGGAATATACTCAAGATAAAATAATAGAAGTTTTTGAAAAAGATAGGATAAAAAAATGA
- a CDS encoding 50S ribosomal protein L11 methyltransferase has translation MSKYYFELAFKPNNHYELFLDLLESITTDAIEENDGVLIVRSEDELEDLKFGIEEFAKALNTECEILYEKKENIDWIREYQKSVKSVEIGNFFVRPSWEDKKEGKIDIIIDPALSFGSGHHETTSSCIEAIDEFVKPEQTVLDVGTGSGILAIAASKKGCLVDICDTDEVCIIDTKSNFELNSVSFNDSWVGSTNKTTKKYDVVIANIVADVLVMIANDLKKCLNDNGILIISGILDKHTNKVLNKFKDLTQLKLIHKNEWVTIVFENKKES, from the coding sequence TTGTCTAAATACTATTTTGAATTAGCTTTTAAACCAAATAATCATTACGAACTTTTTTTAGATTTATTAGAATCAATAACAACAGATGCCATCGAGGAAAACGACGGAGTTTTGATAGTAAGAAGTGAAGATGAGCTGGAAGACTTAAAATTTGGAATTGAGGAATTTGCAAAGGCTTTAAACACAGAGTGTGAGATTTTATATGAAAAAAAAGAGAATATTGATTGGATAAGAGAGTATCAAAAATCTGTTAAATCAGTTGAAATTGGAAACTTTTTTGTTAGGCCATCTTGGGAAGATAAAAAAGAAGGAAAGATAGATATTATAATTGATCCAGCTTTATCTTTTGGTTCTGGACATCATGAAACTACTTCTTCATGTATTGAGGCTATTGATGAATTTGTGAAACCTGAACAAACTGTTTTAGATGTGGGAACAGGAAGTGGGATACTTGCAATTGCAGCTTCAAAAAAAGGTTGTCTAGTTGATATTTGTGATACTGATGAAGTTTGTATCATAGATACAAAATCAAATTTTGAATTAAATAGTGTTTCATTTAATGATTCATGGGTTGGCTCAACCAATAAAACTACAAAAAAATATGATGTAGTAATTGCTAATATTGTTGCAGATGTTTTAGTAATGATAGCAAATGATTTAAAAAAATGTTTAAATGATAATGGAATATTAATAATTTCAGGAATATTAGACAAGCATACTAATAAAGTTTTAAATAAATTTAAAGATTTAACACAATTAAAACTTATTCATAAAAATGAATGGGTGACAATTGTATTTGAAAATAAAAAGGAGTCTTAA
- a CDS encoding monovalent cation/H+ antiporter complex subunit F, producing MSLSSILLFLLVLNLILTTIFILKTKTKSSKMLVTLLFSTTGVAILLLLYDINKNESILDIALIFVLLSSVSAIVFAKRLRYSGKSDV from the coding sequence ATGAGTTTATCTTCTATTTTACTTTTTTTACTGGTTTTAAATCTAATTCTAACAACAATTTTTATTTTAAAAACAAAAACTAAAAGTAGTAAGATGTTAGTAACTTTGTTGTTTAGTACAACAGGAGTTGCAATTTTGCTTTTGTTATATGATATAAATAAAAATGAATCTATTTTAGATATTGCATTAATATTTGTACTTTTAAGTTCAGTTAGTGCAATTGTTTTTGCAAAAAGATTGCGTTATAGTGGGAAATCAGATGTTTGA
- a CDS encoding heme-binding domain-containing protein produces the protein MKLALLIFLIIFIVMQFIQPNKENIIVDKNLEIKAPTEVMTLLKTSCFDCHSNETTWPWYSKIAPFSWVVANHVNTGRKALNFSTWENYSPQLKEEKLKAIYRTAYASMPLPSYIYAHEEANLTKEQRSMIRDWTGVRSK, from the coding sequence ATGAAATTAGCCCTTTTAATATTTTTGATTATTTTTATAGTTATGCAGTTTATTCAACCAAATAAAGAGAATATTATTGTTGATAAAAATCTTGAAATAAAAGCACCAACTGAAGTGATGACTTTATTAAAAACATCTTGTTTTGATTGTCATTCAAATGAAACAACTTGGCCTTGGTATTCAAAGATTGCACCATTTTCTTGGGTTGTAGCAAATCATGTAAATACGGGAAGAAAAGCACTAAATTTTTCAACTTGGGAAAATTATTCACCTCAATTAAAAGAGGAGAAGTTAAAAGCTATTTATAGAACAGCTTATGCTTCAATGCCTCTTCCTAGTTATATTTATGCTCATGAAGAAGCTAATTTAACAAAAGAACAAAGAAGTATGATAAGAGATTGGACAGGAGTTCGGTCTAAGTGA
- a CDS encoding NADH-quinone oxidoreductase subunit K translates to MENIYILVGIALFVMGIWGFIVTEHLIQKLISLNIFTSGIFLVFVAITYTNEKASSIATALVLTGLVVSLAAMALGIMLIRAYYKSEK, encoded by the coding sequence ATGGAAAATATCTATATTTTAGTAGGAATTGCTCTTTTTGTTATGGGTATTTGGGGATTTATCGTAACTGAACATTTAATCCAAAAATTAATAAGTTTAAATATTTTTACAAGTGGAATTTTTTTGGTTTTTGTAGCTATTACTTACACAAATGAAAAAGCAAGTTCAATTGCAACAGCTTTAGTTTTGACAGGTTTAGTTGTATCTTTAGCTGCAATGGCTTTGGGAATTATGTTAATTCGTGCCTATTATAAGAGTGAAAAATGA
- the ftsH gene encoding ATP-dependent zinc metalloprotease FtsH: MVKKPKNNNQNNNQNFNNNNNNNNNNNNFFNNNPLLIFVIFSIVTIFAFKAIFPEEQMGNATNSNMQAFGQTANKTVAYSDLKRMISSGKIEYVGIGNTQIRAISKGDSGQIITYTARRVVPDETLIPELEKNGIGYGGINEENILADILFGWVLPIFIFFAIWMFIAKRMQKSMGGGSGGILGIGSSKKMINSEKPNVKFDDMAGNKEAKEEVQEVVDFLKSPDRYVRLGAQIPKGVLLVGPPGTGKTLLAKAVAGEADVEFLSVSGSAFIEMFVGVGASRVRDLFEQAKKVAPAIIFIDEIDAIGKSRASGGPMGGNDEREQTLNQLLAEMDGFSTEHAPVIVLAATNRPEVLDPALLRPGRFDRQVLVDKPDYEGRIEILNVHIKDVKLGKNVDLKEIAKMTAGLAGADLANIINEAALLAGRANKDEVEPSDFKEAVERQIAGLEKKSRRISPKERKIVAYHESGHALIAEITKGANKVNKVSIVPRGLAALGYTLNTPEENKYLMQKHELIAEVDVLLGGRAAEEVFIGEISTGAGNDLERATGIIKSMATIYGMSDIAGLMVLEKRTNQFLGGQTQKDFSDAMAKDLDDHVKKTLNERYEIVLQALRDNSAAIEQMTAELLEIEVITGERVREIIKENGGKVFEDEDLHTEALKDTQTEEKKETTDE; this comes from the coding sequence ATGGTAAAAAAGCCTAAAAATAACAATCAGAATAATAACCAGAATTTTAACAACAACAATAATAACAATAACAACAATAATAATTTTTTTAATAATAATCCATTGTTGATATTTGTAATTTTTTCAATTGTTACTATTTTTGCATTTAAAGCAATCTTTCCCGAAGAACAGATGGGAAATGCTACAAACTCTAATATGCAAGCGTTTGGTCAAACAGCAAATAAAACAGTTGCATATTCAGATTTAAAAAGAATGATTAGTTCAGGTAAAATTGAATATGTAGGAATTGGAAATACTCAAATAAGAGCTATCTCAAAAGGTGATAGTGGACAGATTATTACATATACAGCAAGAAGAGTTGTTCCTGATGAAACACTTATTCCTGAGTTAGAAAAAAATGGTATAGGATATGGTGGAATTAATGAAGAAAATATCTTAGCTGATATTTTATTCGGTTGGGTTTTACCAATATTTATCTTCTTTGCTATTTGGATGTTTATTGCTAAAAGAATGCAAAAATCTATGGGTGGTGGTTCAGGAGGAATTCTTGGAATTGGTTCATCTAAGAAGATGATTAATTCTGAAAAACCAAATGTAAAATTTGATGATATGGCTGGAAATAAAGAAGCGAAAGAAGAAGTACAAGAAGTTGTTGATTTCTTAAAGTCACCTGATAGATATGTAAGACTTGGTGCTCAAATTCCAAAAGGTGTTCTATTAGTAGGACCTCCTGGAACAGGTAAGACTTTATTAGCAAAAGCAGTTGCTGGTGAAGCTGATGTTGAATTTTTATCAGTTTCAGGTTCTGCATTTATAGAGATGTTTGTAGGAGTTGGAGCTTCAAGAGTTAGAGATTTATTTGAACAAGCAAAAAAAGTTGCACCTGCAATTATTTTCATTGATGAAATTGATGCTATTGGTAAAAGTAGAGCAAGTGGTGGACCAATGGGTGGAAATGATGAGAGAGAGCAAACATTAAATCAGCTTTTAGCTGAAATGGATGGATTCTCAACAGAACATGCCCCTGTTATTGTATTAGCAGCAACAAATAGACCAGAGGTTTTAGACCCAGCACTTTTAAGACCAGGAAGATTTGATAGACAAGTTTTAGTTGATAAACCTGATTATGAAGGAAGAATTGAAATTTTAAATGTTCATATTAAAGATGTAAAACTTGGAAAAAATGTAGATTTAAAAGAAATTGCAAAAATGACAGCAGGACTTGCTGGTGCTGATTTAGCAAATATTATAAATGAAGCTGCATTACTAGCAGGTCGGGCGAATAAAGATGAAGTAGAACCTAGTGATTTTAAAGAAGCAGTTGAGAGACAAATTGCAGGTTTAGAGAAAAAATCAAGAAGAATTTCTCCAAAAGAGAGAAAAATTGTTGCTTATCACGAATCAGGACATGCATTAATTGCAGAGATTACAAAAGGTGCAAATAAAGTAAATAAAGTATCTATTGTTCCAAGAGGTTTAGCTGCTCTTGGATATACACTTAATACTCCTGAAGAGAACAAATATTTAATGCAAAAACATGAACTTATAGCTGAAGTTGATGTACTTCTTGGAGGTAGAGCTGCTGAAGAGGTATTCATTGGTGAAATTTCTACAGGTGCTGGAAATGACCTTGAAAGAGCAACTGGAATTATTAAATCAATGGCAACTATTTATGGTATGAGTGATATTGCAGGATTGATGGTTCTTGAAAAAAGAACTAATCAGTTTTTAGGTGGACAAACACAAAAAGACTTCTCTGATGCAATGGCTAAAGACTTAGATGACCATGTTAAAAAAACATTAAATGAAAGATATGAAATCGTATTACAAGCATTAAGAGATAATAGTGCTGCAATTGAACAAATGACTGCAGAATTATTAGAAATAGAAGTAATCACAGGTGAAAGAGTAAGAGAAATCATAAAAGAAAATGGTGGAAAAGTTTTTGAAGATGAAGATTTACATACAGAAGCTTTAAAAGATACTCAAACTGAAGAAAAAAAAGAAACTACTGATGAATAA
- a CDS encoding 2-isopropylmalate synthase, protein MDKNKIIVFDTTLRDGEQSPGCSMNTEEKIKVALQLEKLGVDVIEAGFAAASPGDFDAVSRIAEIVKNSSICSLSRAVENDIKQSGLAVSKAPKHRIHTFIATSPIHMKYKLKMTPDEVIKRAIHAVEYAKTFVDDVEFSLEDAGRSEISFMKEVMDAVIEAGARTINLPDTVGYRLPTELGAMVKELSAYAGDRAIISVHNHNDLGLATANTLAAVLNGARQIEVTINGLGERAGNSALEEAVMAIKTRKDAFGDLYTTINTPEIYATSRLVATITGVEPQQNKAIVGKNAFAHESGIHQDGVLKHQETYEIMKPEDVGVFKDSTLILGKHSGRAAFRDKIVHLGFDKVTDEELNAAFERFKVLADKKKEVTDDDIRMLITDESLNHDKTYELIGLQISDCTAGVPTAAVAIKYKDEILRDAAIGDGTMDAIFKTIDRLTGYNGELKDYKVISVTEGKDALAKVTTRVSFDETSPAFVGHGLSIDTMLATAKAYLGALNSYLSQKERLSKSCEHQV, encoded by the coding sequence ATGGATAAAAATAAAATTATAGTATTTGATACAACATTAAGAGATGGTGAACAAAGTCCTGGTTGTTCTATGAACACAGAAGAAAAAATAAAAGTGGCATTACAGTTAGAAAAATTAGGAGTTGATGTAATTGAAGCTGGTTTTGCAGCTGCAAGTCCAGGAGATTTCGATGCTGTTAGTAGAATTGCTGAAATTGTTAAAAATTCAAGTATCTGTTCTTTGAGTAGAGCTGTTGAGAATGATATTAAACAATCAGGTTTAGCAGTTAGTAAAGCTCCTAAACATAGAATTCATACATTTATAGCAACTTCACCAATTCATATGAAATACAAATTGAAAATGACTCCAGATGAAGTAATCAAAAGAGCAATTCATGCAGTTGAGTACGCAAAAACATTTGTTGATGATGTTGAGTTCTCTTTAGAAGATGCAGGAAGAAGTGAAATTTCATTTATGAAAGAAGTAATGGATGCTGTAATAGAAGCAGGGGCTAGAACTATAAATTTACCAGATACAGTAGGATATAGATTACCAACAGAATTAGGTGCAATGGTTAAAGAATTAAGTGCTTATGCAGGTGATAGAGCGATTATTTCAGTTCATAATCACAATGATTTAGGATTAGCAACAGCAAATACTTTAGCAGCTGTTTTAAATGGTGCTAGACAAATTGAAGTAACAATAAATGGTTTAGGAGAAAGAGCTGGAAATTCAGCTTTAGAAGAGGCTGTTATGGCTATTAAGACGCGAAAAGATGCTTTTGGAGATTTATATACAACAATTAATACTCCTGAAATTTATGCAACTTCAAGATTAGTAGCAACAATTACAGGTGTTGAGCCACAACAAAATAAAGCAATTGTTGGTAAAAATGCATTTGCACATGAAAGTGGAATTCACCAAGATGGTGTTTTAAAACATCAAGAAACTTATGAAATTATGAAACCTGAAGATGTTGGAGTATTTAAAGACTCTACTTTAATTTTAGGTAAACATAGTGGTCGTGCAGCATTTAGAGATAAAATTGTTCATTTAGGTTTTGATAAAGTAACAGATGAAGAGTTAAATGCAGCATTTGAAAGATTTAAAGTTTTAGCTGATAAGAAAAAAGAAGTAACAGATGATGATATTAGAATGTTAATAACTGATGAATCTTTAAATCATGATAAAACTTATGAGTTAATAGGATTACAAATTAGTGATTGTACAGCAGGTGTTCCAACAGCAGCTGTTGCTATTAAATATAAAGATGAGATTTTAAGAGATGCAGCTATTGGTGATGGAACGATGGATGCTATATTTAAAACAATTGATAGATTAACAGGTTATAATGGCGAATTAAAAGATTATAAAGTAATCTCTGTAACTGAAGGAAAAGATGCTTTAGCAAAAGTTACAACAAGAGTATCTTTTGATGAAACAAGTCCTGCTTTTGTAGGACATGGATTAAGTATTGATACAATGCTTGCAACTGCAAAAGCATATTTAGGAGCTTTAAATTCTTATCTTTCTCAAAAAGAGAGACTTTCTAAAAGTTGTGAGCATCAAGTATAA
- a CDS encoding Na(+)/H(+) antiporter subunit B codes for MIVDILLSFGILWLSYRMITSTNLFHVVVYFIVFGMILALIWTRLGAYDLALAEVALGSGITGAILLDTITFLKNQRQKDE; via the coding sequence ATGATAGTTGATATATTATTAAGTTTTGGCATTTTATGGTTATCTTATAGAATGATAACTTCTACAAACCTTTTTCATGTGGTTGTTTATTTTATTGTTTTTGGAATGATTTTAGCTTTGATTTGGACAAGACTTGGTGCTTATGATTTAGCTTTAGCAGAAGTTGCTTTAGGGTCTGGAATTACAGGAGCTATACTTCTTGATACAATTACTTTTTTAAAAAATCAAAGGCAAAAAGATGAATAA
- a CDS encoding MutS-related protein — protein MREEVAELLESKKELLTITYFKLQKLFEKKYGVNTVVLMEIGTFFEVYEVNNDEEKIGKAKEIAELLNIQLTRKNKSILENSKENPIMAGVPAISFEKHLARIIAEQKYTVAIIRQKGVPPNVTRYLDTVVSPGTNFDFVIDQDENNITSLLIDQIRGIYLVGYSAIDVTTGKCYYNEVHGTSEDKFFALDEVFNYMNMHKTNEVVITFADNNINQKEVIDYLELRLKTFHIGTFRPKINYQNELFKNVFNIQSLLTSIEHLDMERVPLSTESLAVLIDFVIGHDSNIIQKLSHPFKLDVSRYVYLGNNALEQLNVIETTHNPSLLKLLNNTSTAMGKRLLKERLTHPIKDSKEILRRLALSKELYDYHAPIENELANIYDIERLTRRIKLNRLHPFELNYLYDSLLSIKEVVKFMENYKFLTPPCSSADIELFIQSINSTFDLSVSGKYMLKDVDDNMINVGINTKIDELNQQNEILYSKLELLKAHILTYIKSEDSNFVGINRLDKEGFFLTLTKNRYNLIKDELLKSHIIIDNELYLFKDFTIRIQTNSVKIFCKLTEDVSDKYVHNLRKIVELNKLVFKEKIFEFEKKFTILLEELVQFIAEVDLTVSNIKIAKKYNYSCPKIVKTKDDENFLELIDLRHPIIEANEEQGIYVPNDIILGELTLASKEYKDNVIIKNSNPVNMNNNKMHGILLYGINSSGKSSLMKSIGIAVILAQAGFYVPCKSMRFSIFDSVFTRISGADNIAKGLSSFAVEMLELKNIFNRASKKSLILGDEISHSTETMSGLSIVASSILKLSKLEAIFVFATHLHQLPEIEEIQKLKNIIALHLSVIYKDEEDKLIFDRKLGFGSGSSMYGLEYARSLHMDKEFLNKANEIRKRLTDDYDKIERLSQKKTSKYNNNLFTSTCVICGKPCDEVHHIKEQARANKDGFIGHINANHKYNLIPLCKVHHKMVHDGKINVNGFVSTSNGLELHYTIIES, from the coding sequence GTGAGAGAAGAAGTAGCTGAACTTTTAGAGAGTAAAAAAGAGTTATTAACAATCACATATTTTAAACTTCAGAAATTATTTGAAAAAAAGTATGGAGTAAATACTGTTGTTCTTATGGAAATAGGAACATTCTTTGAAGTTTACGAAGTTAATAATGATGAAGAAAAAATAGGAAAAGCAAAAGAGATTGCAGAACTTCTAAATATTCAGCTTACAAGAAAAAATAAATCTATTTTAGAAAACTCAAAAGAAAATCCTATAATGGCAGGAGTTCCTGCTATTTCATTTGAAAAACATTTAGCAAGAATAATAGCTGAACAAAAATACACAGTTGCAATTATCAGGCAAAAAGGAGTTCCTCCAAATGTAACTAGATATTTAGATACAGTTGTAAGTCCAGGGACAAACTTTGATTTTGTAATAGACCAAGATGAAAATAATATCACTTCACTTTTAATTGACCAAATAAGAGGAATTTATTTAGTTGGTTATAGTGCTATTGATGTAACAACGGGAAAATGTTATTACAATGAAGTTCATGGAACAAGTGAAGATAAATTTTTTGCTTTAGATGAAGTATTTAATTATATGAATATGCATAAAACAAATGAAGTTGTAATTACATTTGCTGATAATAATATAAATCAAAAAGAGGTTATAGATTATTTAGAATTGAGATTAAAAACTTTTCATATAGGAACTTTTAGACCAAAGATAAATTATCAAAATGAGTTGTTTAAAAATGTTTTTAATATTCAATCTTTATTAACTTCTATTGAACATCTTGATATGGAAAGAGTTCCGCTTAGTACAGAATCACTTGCTGTGTTAATTGATTTTGTTATAGGACATGATTCTAATATTATCCAAAAACTTTCACACCCTTTTAAACTTGATGTAAGTAGATATGTTTATTTAGGAAATAATGCATTAGAGCAACTAAATGTTATTGAAACAACACATAATCCAAGTTTACTAAAGCTTTTAAATAATACTTCAACAGCTATGGGGAAAAGACTTTTAAAAGAGAGACTTACTCATCCCATAAAAGATAGTAAAGAGATTTTAAGAAGACTTGCTTTATCAAAAGAGTTATATGATTATCATGCTCCAATAGAGAATGAATTAGCAAATATTTATGATATAGAAAGATTAACACGAAGAATAAAGTTAAATAGACTTCATCCTTTTGAGTTAAATTATTTATATGACTCTTTACTTAGTATAAAAGAGGTAGTTAAGTTTATGGAAAACTATAAATTTTTAACACCTCCTTGTAGTAGTGCTGATATTGAACTATTTATTCAATCTATTAATTCAACTTTTGATTTATCAGTTAGTGGTAAATATATGCTAAAAGATGTTGATGATAATATGATAAATGTAGGGATTAATACAAAAATTGATGAGTTAAATCAGCAAAATGAGATTTTATATTCAAAACTTGAATTATTAAAAGCTCATATTTTAACTTATATAAAATCAGAAGATTCAAATTTTGTAGGAATAAATAGACTTGATAAGGAAGGTTTTTTTCTAACATTAACAAAAAATAGATACAACTTAATAAAAGATGAGTTATTGAAATCTCACATAATTATCGATAATGAATTGTATTTATTTAAAGATTTTACTATTAGAATTCAAACTAATTCAGTAAAAATATTTTGTAAATTAACAGAAGATGTTTCCGATAAATATGTTCATAATTTACGAAAAATAGTAGAGTTAAATAAACTTGTTTTTAAAGAGAAGATTTTTGAATTTGAAAAAAAATTCACTATTTTATTGGAAGAATTAGTGCAATTTATAGCAGAAGTTGATTTAACCGTTTCAAATATAAAAATAGCAAAAAAATATAATTATTCTTGTCCTAAAATTGTAAAAACAAAAGATGATGAAAACTTTTTGGAGTTGATAGATTTAAGACATCCAATAATTGAAGCAAATGAAGAACAGGGGATTTATGTACCAAATGATATTATTTTAGGTGAACTAACATTAGCTTCAAAAGAGTATAAAGATAATGTGATTATAAAAAATTCAAATCCTGTAAATATGAATAACAACAAAATGCATGGGATTTTACTTTATGGAATTAACTCTTCAGGTAAATCTTCACTTATGAAATCTATAGGAATTGCAGTTATCTTAGCTCAAGCTGGATTTTATGTACCTTGTAAATCTATGAGATTTTCAATTTTTGATTCAGTATTTACAAGAATTAGTGGGGCTGATAATATTGCAAAAGGATTATCTTCTTTTGCTGTTGAGATGTTAGAATTAAAAAATATTTTTAATAGAGCAAGTAAGAAATCACTTATTTTAGGTGATGAAATTTCACATAGTACTGAAACTATGAGTGGATTAAGTATAGTTGCTAGTTCTATTTTAAAGTTATCAAAACTTGAAGCTATTTTTGTTTTTGCAACACACTTACATCAACTTCCAGAGATTGAAGAGATACAAAAATTAAAAAATATAATAGCTCTTCATTTATCAGTTATCTATAAAGATGAAGAGGATAAACTTATTTTTGATAGAAAACTAGGCTTTGGAAGTGGCTCTTCTATGTATGGTTTAGAGTATGCAAGATCTCTTCATATGGATAAAGAGTTTTTAAATAAAGCAAATGAGATAAGAAAAAGATTAACTGATGATTATGATAAGATTGAAAGATTAAGTCAGAAAAAAACATCAAAATATAACAATAATCTTTTTACAAGTACTTGTGTGATTTGTGGAAAACCTTGTGATGAAGTTCATCATATAAAAGAACAAGCCAGAGCAAATAAAGATGGATTTATAGGACATATAAACGCAAATCATAAATATAACTTAATACCACTTTGCAAAGTTCACCATAAGATGGTTCATGATGGAAAAATAAATGTAAATGGTTTTGTTTCAACTTCAAATGGATTGGAATTACACTATACTATAATCGAGAGTTAA
- a CDS encoding MnhB domain-containing protein, which translates to MNNFFKIILAFLAFLLFLFLAFLLLNLKPFENSLEKIVTNEMINSEITHEVTLVLLDFRSLDTLLEVAVIFLALIGIKTVSPLFRYKPLSFPLLITDTYNSLIFPIIVIVSFYILTSGAYQSGGAFQASAILAGGFILINLTKPQFLKDIKELILRFIYSLGLLYFIFIGFFTLFNGNFLEYPKEYSYHIIISIETFLTISLSVILANYFINAVQRFK; encoded by the coding sequence ATGAATAATTTCTTTAAAATTATTTTAGCTTTTTTGGCTTTTTTACTATTTTTATTTTTAGCTTTTTTGTTATTGAATCTAAAACCTTTTGAGAATAGTTTAGAAAAAATTGTAACAAATGAGATGATAAATAGTGAAATTACCCATGAAGTAACGTTGGTGTTACTTGATTTTAGGTCTTTGGATACTTTATTGGAAGTTGCTGTTATATTCTTGGCTTTAATAGGAATAAAAACAGTTTCACCTCTATTTAGATATAAGCCATTAAGTTTTCCTCTTTTGATTACGGATACTTATAACTCTTTGATTTTTCCAATTATTGTAATAGTCTCTTTTTATATTTTAACAAGTGGTGCTTATCAAAGTGGCGGAGCATTTCAAGCTTCTGCTATTTTAGCTGGAGGATTTATCTTGATAAATCTTACAAAACCACAATTCTTAAAAGATATAAAAGAGTTAATTTTAAGATTTATCTATTCTCTTGGATTGTTATATTTTATTTTTATAGGTTTTTTTACTCTTTTTAATGGAAATTTTTTAGAGTATCCAAAAGAGTATAGTTATCATATAATTATTAGTATTGAAACTTTTTTAACTATTAGTTTATCGGTTATATTGGCAAATTATTTTATAAATGCAGTTCAAAGGTTTAAATAA